The Heliangelus exortis chromosome 21, bHelExo1.hap1, whole genome shotgun sequence genome includes a window with the following:
- the MRM1 gene encoding rRNA methyltransferase 1, mitochondrial, translated as MERVLRAGVRCAWGVSPGLWWGEGLRYRSASRAPAAAGEDEEKPGPERGAGGQLPSAAPRGGPRALTRSPPSSPGPRSRPALWHKGYERNPRPAARESWSWREGDCSRVRKRLEQKPLVVGSTKGSEILFGIAPCSLALSQSRRDLFRLFLKQSRGSQPLVRSEFVLQATARGVPVLEVSRRELDALCRGQVHQGVCLEASPLRFKSLEEAEKPELKNPSRELVWLVLEQIQDPMNLGALLRSAYFLGVDRVVTSQRNSCPLTPTVSKASSGTMEVFDVYSTDDLQSFLKAKTAEGWEVVGTVSRPEEVENVPVISCLEFQWEKPLIVVIGSEGEGLSLETQLLCHRMLAIPPGRALHPGIESLNVSVATGILLHSICSQKQHHGG; from the exons ATGGAGCGGGTGCTGAGGGCCGGGGTCCGGTGTGCCTGGGGGGTCTCCCCCGGGCTGTGGTGGGGTGAGGGGCTGAGGTACCGCTCCGCCTCCCGCGCTCCGGCAGCTGcgggggaggatgaggagaagcCGGGCCCGGAGAGGGGGGCTGGTGGGCAGCTCCCCTCAGCAGCCCCCCGGGGGGGTCCTCGGGCCCTGACCCGCTCCCCCCCGAGCTCCCCGGGCCCGCGGAGCCGCCCAGCCCTCTGGCACAAAGGGTACGAGAGGAACCCCAGGCCGGCTGCGAGGGAATCGTGGAGCTGGCGAGAGGGAGACTGCTCCAGGGTGAGGaagaggctggagcagaagcCTCTGGTTGTCGGCAGTACGAAAGGCTCCGAGATCTTGTTTGGGATCGCGCCGTGCTCCCTGGCCCTCTCCCAGTCGAGGAGGGACCTGTTCAGGTTGTTCctcaagcagagcagaggctccCAGCCCCTGGTTAGGAGTGAGTTTGTCCTTCAGGCCACGGCCAGAGGGGTCCCGGTGCTGGAGGTCAGCAGGAGAGAGCTGGATGCTCTTTGCAGGGGTCAGGTCCACCAGGGGGTTTGTTTGGAAGCCTCCCCTCTCCGTTTCAAGAGTTTGGAGGAAGCTGAAAAGCCTGAGCTGAAGAATCCCAGCAGAGAGCTGGTTTggctggtgctggagcagatccAGGACCCCATGAACCTGGGGGCTCTGCTGCGTTCTGCCTATTTCCTGGGGGTGGACAGAGTGGTGACAAGCCAGAGGAACAG tTGCCCCTTGACTCCAACAGTGAGCAAAGCCAGCTCTGGAACTATGGAAGTCTTTGATGTCTACAgcacagatgacctccagagctTTTTGAAG gCTAAAACTGCAGAAGGCTGGGAAGTGGTGGGCACGGTCAGCAGGCCTGAGGAGGTGGAAAATGTTCCTGTCATCAGTTGCTTGGAATTTCAGTGGGAGAAACCCCTTATTGTAGTCATAG GCAGTGAAGGGGAGGGACTGTCCCTGGAGACACAGCTCCTGTGCCACAGGATGTTGGCCATACCCCCCGGCCGGGCGCTGCACCCCGGGATCGAGTCGCTGAACGTCTCTGTTGCCACTG GTATTCTCCTGCACTCCATCTGCAGCCAAAAGCAGCACCACGGTGGTTGA